From the genome of Tsukamurella pulmonis:
GATCCTCATGCATATGCGGATGAGGTTCACCAGCGCATCCTCGGCGGCTGCCGCAGCGTCGTCGGGATCGGTGAAGTATCCAGCACCTCTGTAGACCTCCCACTCTCCATGCGCGTCGATCGTGGGCCCCTCGATGATCCAGATGTCTTGGTTCATAAGGCGTCCTTTCTTCAGGCGTTCAGGCGACCTTCGGCGACCGCGAGTACCCACGGCTCCGGTTCCTCGCCCTCTTGTCGGGCGAGCTTGACGAGGATTCGGGCGCTGATGCGGCGAGCCTCAGGGGTGTCGCCGGTCAGCTCGAAGTCCGCGTTCGCACGCTGGTCCTCCAGGTCCCGGCCCTTGAGCCGCGACGTGAGCCGCATCGCGTCGTACGTGGCTTCAGTGACGGTCCGGAGCGTTTCATCGACGCTGATCAGCCCCTGGTGCACCGCCGCCAGGGCCTCAGGGACCGACACTGCTGGCCCCAGGTCGTCGACATCGAGGTGGTCGTCGGTGAGAGCGAGGTACTGGTGCCGCAGGGCAGCCAGGTGTCGTCGCACATCGGTCACGCCGTCGAGGATCTGCACGACGCCGTCGTGCAGATCAGCGGGATCACTGGTCACTGTCGGTCCCCCTTCCGGGCGAGTCGGACCGACCAAGGCTTCAGCGGCAACCCCGGCTCGTATCCGTTGGGACTCACCGGGATCACCGCCGCGCCCGACACCGCGAAATTGTGCCGGTGCTCCACCGACGCGTGCTCCACCTGGAACTCCAACCGCCGCCGGGCCTCCGCCGCTGCCTCGTGCGGGTCGAGGAAGTAGCCGAGGTCAGGCTGGATCTGCACGTCGTAGCCCGGGGCGAGGTGGACCGGAAGTGCCACCAAGTAGACGGTCGGCGGGTCACCGTAGAAGCTGTCGGAGCGCTCGAAGTCGACCGCCACGTCCGTGGGCACTATCCAATGGATGTCGGTGTCGGTCCCCGTCGGGTCCCGGTACGGCTCTCGATCAGGTCGTGTGTACTGCCCGGGATCCTGGCGCGGAATCACGCTCTGGGGCTCTGCCTCCGACAGGTCCTCGACGGGCACCTCACCCGCGAGGGCCCTCCGGATCTGCTCCTCGTTCACTTCATCTCCGCCTCACTCATCGCGTTCACTTCGCCACAAGGTCCACAGGTCACCGGAGGATCCGTACGACTCCCCGAGGAGCCGCTCAACGAGCAGTACAGACTCCCAGTCCTCAAGCTCACCGAGGCCCGCCACGGCGATCTGCTCGACACGCTTCGCGCCATAGAAGACCTCGGACCAGCTGCGCATCTCCGCAATTGGTTCCAGCGCCGCGTACAACGCAGCCGAATCCCTGGCTTCATCGGCTGCGCGGCGGAGCCGCGCAGCCTCTGCGTCGAGCTTCTCCGCGCGCACGATCAGTTCGTCCGGCCATCCGTCGCTCATCGATGGCTCTTCTCGCCGCGGGGACCGACAGTCCGCCAGTAGAAGACGGCCAACTCCCGCTCCCACCGATCCACCATGTCGTCGAGACCGACCGCGCGAGCCTCCTCGGGTGCCACAGCGGCGAGGTGGTGCGCCGCGTTCACGGCCTCACCGAGCTTCATCATGAGGTTGTGCTCGGCATCGTGGGCGGCTCCGGTCGGCGGAGGTGCCGCGGGCATCGGGCGAGTCACGCGACCACCCTGATCGCCGGTCCATCGGTAGCCGGAAGGGCGTCACGGATCTTGGTCACGGTGCCGCGCGCAGCAATATCCGCGGCGGCGATGGACCTCACCGACTCACGTGCGTTGAGCCGGCGGATGACCTCTTCCACGACCGCCTGATCCACCTGGACCACCTCACGGGCCACGAGGTCCGCGGCCTGAGCCACCACCGGATCAGTCGGCCCGCTAACTGGCCCATCGCCGTCATCTGCGCTGTTCACGGGGTGGTCCACCGTGGACCAAGCGTGGGCCGGTACCGGTTTATCGGCGGCGACAGGCACCGTGTCGCCCAAGTCGATGTCACGCGTGCCCGGCGCGGTGTGGGCCACCGCGTGCTCCGGTTCGTGGGCCCGTTGGACCACCGATGTGGGCCGCGCGGCCGCGTCGTCCACGCGGTCCATCTCCTGGTCCACACCCGTCGCGGTCTCCGCCTCGAATCGGCTCAGGACCACCAGCGCCAGCGCCGTGACCGCCAGACCGCCGTCAAGCATCAACGGGAACAGTGCAGCGTCGAGCGGACCGTAGCCGTAGGCCAGGGCGAGGTCGCGCACTGCCGCGAAGCTGACCCGCGCGGCACCGGCGGCGATCAGTGCCACCGTCACGAGGATCGCCCAGTACGTCACGCCACTCGCGCGGATCCGGCCCCAGAGACCGACCAGGTGGGTGAAGGCCAGGAGAGCGATCGGCGCGGCGACGGCCATGATGCGCGGGCCGATCCCCGGGTGCGCATGGGCCACGTTCGCCGCGACCGACCCGACTGTGCCCGCGATCAGGAGTACCCATAGGAACCGACGGACCGGCTTGATCAGTTCGATCATCACGCCGCCGCTCCTTCGATCACCCGGTAGACAGTGCTCCGCGCGACACCGAGCACCCGAGCGATCTCGGTGCGCGGGCGGCCGGCGGCTGCGAGATCGAGGATGCTCCTCTTCTGGTCCTCGGTAATCGACGGGCGACCGCCGATCCGGCCTGCCGCACGCGCTGCCGCGAGTCCCGCATTGGTCCGCTCGCGGATCAGGTCCCGCTCGAACGCGGCGACGGCACCGAGGGTGTGGAACACGAGGCGTCCACTCGGTGTGGTGGTGTCGATGGCCTCCGTGATGGAACGGAGCTGCACCCCCTCCTTCTCCAGCCGCTCGGCGGTCGCAAGAAGATGCGCGAGGGACCGACCGAGGCGGTCGAGCTTCCACACGGTGATCACATCGCCCTCGCGCGCGTACGACAGGAGCGCTTCGAGTTCGGGCCGGGCGGCCTTCGCGCCCGAGGCTCGGTCGACCCAGGTGCGCTGGCACCCGGCCTTCTCCAGGGCGTCGAGCTGGAGCTGCGGGTCCTGGTCGTGCGTGCTCACTCGCGCGTATCCGAGGGTCGCCATCGACTCGATCACCTCCATTCTGTGTCATTAACGGGGCGCTGATCAATGAATCATTCGGACACGATTGTGGCACAGATTCCGGGCCGAAAACAGGCGACTTTCCGACCTGTACGTTAAACGTTCGTTTTTGACACACACCCCGCCTGAACTGCACCGCTACACCACATGAATATAAATAGGAACAATGGCAACCCTTGCTAGAAACAGCCCCCTCAGAGGGCTACTTTGGAATCATGTGGAGGATCATGATCGGAGTCGTCGCGGGAGGGTTCGGCGCGTCCGTCGCCGGGATATGGGGATTCTTCATTCCCATCGGCGGGAGCATTCTCTGGTACATCACCGCAGGCAAGGACACCTCCGGCGTGGTCCCCACCGGCGCGGCAACGACCCTCACCGACCGACGCGGATCCCTCGGCCCGGCCCAGGCCAGCTGGAACCGCGCCGCCCAAGGGGCGAACTGGGGCGTCTGGCACCAGCGCCCAGGACTGTTCGACCGCATCACCGTCGGCGGCATGAAGTTCAGCGCGGTCACGAAACACCGCGAGTGGCAGATCGCCCCAGGTAAGACGGTGTTCGTCCCCCACTTCTGCATCGTCGGAGGCCAGTTCCGCGAGGACGGGGACATGACGCTCGTCCTAGAACCCACGCACGACGGCCTCCACGAAGCTCCGCTCCAAGGCTTCGCCCCTATCGGGCTCGCGGAGTTCGGCGCGATGCGGATCGAGGGCGAGGTCCACCGGCATCACGATGTGGGACAGCGGTATTCGATCCATGTCACCAACACGCATCGACCACTCGACGACGGCCCGATCCTCAAGGGAGACCACGATGAGTGGCTCTGACTTCGACGACTTCCTCAACTGGGACAAGCCGAAGCAGACGGAACCCGCTCCGGCGCATGAGAACCCGTTCGTGACCTCCGCGCCCAAGAACAAGCCGGACCTATCAGAAACCGATAGGCCGGCGAGCCCGGCTCCCGAGGAACCCGAGCGAACCAAGCCGGAACCGACCTTCGACAAGATCGCCTCTGAACAGGGGGAACAGGTCGGCGGCAGCGGGAAGGTGATCCAGTCGGAGGGCTACGACGCCGACGAGGCCCCGAAGCCGAAGGGACGCGGCAAGACCAAGAAGCTAGCACCCGAGCCCGACGCGGCCAGCGACGCCGAACTTCTCAAGAAGATGCGTGCACGGTCCGCGCAGATCCTCCGCGACATGCCGAAGACCCAGGTGCACAAGCGGACGCGTGTCGGTGAGAGCCTGCGGCGCGACCTGCCGCCGGAGCAGGAAGCCCAGCTCACGCGGCAGTTTCTACGCAACACCTACGTGGGCAACCAAGCGCGGTGGCGCGAGCGCACCGCCGCTTTGAGCCTGTTCGCGCAGGTGCACCTCGCCGGATCCACGCGTGATGCTCTCCCCCATCTGGTCGACGTGCTGCTCACCCCGACCTTGGATGCGGTGGTGTTCCGCTGCACCTTCCCCGGGGCCGTGATCCAAATGTCGAACCCGTGGGGGACCGACATGACGGCCAGTCAGTCCACCATCGAGACTCCGGATCCCCGCGACGGGGGCGGGGAAACCTGGAATATCAAGGTCAAGCTGGGGGCCGCGATGAAGATCTGGGACCTCGACTTCCACACCCCACCGCCGGAGCCGCCCGACCCGATGGACGTGATCGCGGCGGAGGCGCCCGTGCTCGCCGCGGCGTTGGCGGACCGCGACACTCCCGGCTTCAACCGGTGGCGCAAGGTCGCAAAGTACGGAGAAATCACGAGGTCGGAGACCCGCCAGAAGGTGGTGGGCGGCAAGGCCGTCGCCTACGAATCCCATGCCGCTCCCCGCTTCGTCGATGCTGGCGTCGGCCTGCGCGGCCCGTGGATCGACATCGAGCCTGTGCACGCCCGCGGCCAGACCGTGGGAGACATCCAGTCCCGGGGTTCCCGGCTGGCGTCGGTCCTGCGCTGCCCGGACCTCCGGGTCGACGTGAGCGGCGGGGGGCAAACGGCGCGTTTGAACCTCAACACCAAGCCGCTCCAGTTCCCCGCCTTCGTCTCGGCGGAGCCCGAGGACTTCACCCGCCCGATCAGAGGAAACTCGGAAGCCAGCGTGGTGAAGGCGTACCGCGATCTCGTCTGGCCGCTGGGCGTCACCGCGGAGGGGCGGCGCCTGGAGAACCACCTCGCGACCGTGCCGCACACCCTGGTCTGCGGCACCACCGGCTGCGGCAAGACCCGGACGATGATGAGCGGCGTCACCGCCCTCTGTGTCCAGGGTGCGCAGATCATCGTCTGCGCCGCCAAGGCCGACACGTGGATGAAGCTCATGGCCCCGGGGCAGTCGCCCGGGGTCCTCCACGTCGCCACCTCGCGCGGCGGCATGCTGCGAGCGGTGGCGTACGTCCTGCACGAGACGCAGCGCCGGAACAACCTGGTCGAACGGGGCGTGAACCCCGAGTCGTTCACGCCGCTCGTGCTCCTCTTTGAAGAGCAGGCCTACTTCACGAAGGCCATGGCGACCGACCCCGCACTCAGGTCATACCTCCGTGCGCTGGAGAAGATCACCCTGGTCGGTCGGTCGCTCGGCGTGCACTTCATCGGCGCGTCGCAGCGGGTGGAGGACAAGAGCTTCTCCAACGCCTTGTTGGCGCAGGTCAGCAGCCGTATCGCTCTCGGAGAGAAGGAGGACATGGCGCTTTCGAAGCTGTTCGACGGATCCGAGGCCGCCGCCGAAGCGATGGCCAGCATCGCGAAGTCGATGAAGGGTCGCGGGGTCGTCCTCGACACCGACACCGGCGAGGTCGAGCTGATCCAGATGCCCTACATCTACTCCCCCGGCGCGAAGCCCGGTGAGTACGACAAGGCGACCCCCGAGATGCTGGCCAACTGGGAACGGTGGAAGACCGCGTTGGAGTCCACGCCGCGGATCCAGTCGCGCATCGGATGGGCCTTCGAGACCGGCGTCGCCGGAGCAGCGAATCCCTGGCAGGAAATGGATTGGGAAGACCTCGAAATGATCCGACCGATCAACCTCGACCGACAGGACGAGAACGGGGATTGGATCCCCGTTCCGGAACGGGCGATCTACGACCCGACCAGCTCCGAGTACCTGGGAGGCATTAGTAAGTCCTCCGGCAACCACGCCTCTATCGAATAAGGAGATACCAGAAACATGCCTCGTAAGGATCCCCACGCGAACCGCGCCGCGCGCGACTTCATGCAGCACCTGGTCCCCGCGTACACGGAGGAGCTGACCAGCGCAGTGAAGCCTCTGATCGAGCTGGCCAAGAAGTGCCGGGCCGACGATCACAAGCCCACCATCAACGAGGTTCACCAGGTCCTCCACGAGCTTCATCTGGCGCTGAAAGCAAGCGAAGAGATGAAATGGGAACTGCTTGCTGCAACCCGCCCCGCCGGGTCCAGCGTGGAGTACATTGCGCGCGCTTCACACACGGCGTACTCGAAGACGAAGGCTCGGCTCAGTATGCATCCGATCAGTCGGGCGAAGGGTGTCAACTTCGTCCGTGTAGATACCCATATGAGGGGTACGGGGGGTGCGGATTCTGATTTTTCAGATTTTCGATTTGTTGTTCAAAAAATTTCTCCCCAGGTTGTCGGTTGGGAACTGTGGTTTCCGGATTCTGTTGATCCTGACGGTGAGGTATCCACCTGATGCGTGTGCGTGCGGGCGGGTGCGCACGTGACGTGCGTGGGTGCGCGCAGGTGCCCGCCCGCTCAGGTGGATCAAGGATCCTCGGGATGTTTCTGGGGGTCGGTCCCCGGCGGGCCGGTCGGTGTGCGCATCTGCACCGTGGGGGTCTGGTAGGTGGGTTTTCGACGGTTGGGGCTCCCTCCGAGGGGGCCAATACGGCTGACATGGCCCCCTCGGTCGATCTGGGATCTGGGCCTGTTCGGGCCCGCCGCGGCACCCGGCCCGACCACACAGACGCTCTGTGTCGAGCAGTCCTGGGTTGCACCCCTCGGCCCGGTCTGAGAAATGGCTCTGCCAGCACGAGTATCCCTGCCAGTGGCCGACGAAACTATTAGGAACTGATAGGTCGCCGGCCAGGACCTCAGGGCTCAGAAACTCGTCGGCACAGGCCCCTCCGGATCACTAAAATCAGGGACGGACAAGAAAGGAGATCCGTGAACCAGAAGAAGCTCGCATCCACCGTTGTCACCGTCGGCGTCCTCGCCTCATCGGTGGCGGGGTGCAGCGAGAAGAGTCGCCCACTCAACGAACGGGTATTCACCGACGTGATCTGCATGAAGGTGTACACCTCGGGCGGCTCTGGTAGCAATTGCGGCACCGTGCTCAGCGCCAGCTCCGCGGACTTGGAGAAGTGCATCCCGCAGAACCCCGCGAGCCCGATCAGCAGCCTCCAAGAACTCGCACGGTACTGCCCTTCCGTGGCATCTCGGATCACCGCGAACAACAATTCTTCCGGCGAATCCACTCCGTCGCCGGGGACCGACACCACCAATGCGGCCGAGGTGGCCTCTGTCCCCGAACGCATGTCGGACCTCGGAGATACCGTGAAGGCGGTGGGACTCGGGATTATCGGACTGGTCGCGGTCACCATCTTGGGGTTCTGGATAAGGGCCCGCCGGGACCGACAGAATCGGACCGCCCAGCGGGCACATGCCGCCGAACATGGCTGGCACAGCTGAAACACAAACTGTCAAAATGAAATGGAGAAATACATGACACACATCCGAGACTGGGCCATCGCGGAGCTGGAGTACTTGACCGCGCACCCCACCACACCCGGGCATGCTCAGCGGCACAACGACGCCGTCCGTGCCCTCGCCGCCACCCCCGCAACCTCCACAGGCGACCGGGCCGTCGACGGCCCCGCCTCGGCATGGGACGACCTCTGGATGGCCGTCGCAGACCTGCTCAACGCCCGCGCGCACCAGGCCGCGAGTGTGTACGCGACGAACCTCAGCTTCTTCGACGGCGATGTCGC
Proteins encoded in this window:
- a CDS encoding recombinase family protein, with the translated sequence MEVIESMATLGYARVSTHDQDPQLQLDALEKAGCQRTWVDRASGAKAARPELEALLSYAREGDVITVWKLDRLGRSLAHLLATAERLEKEGVQLRSITEAIDTTTPSGRLVFHTLGAVAAFERDLIRERTNAGLAAARAAGRIGGRPSITEDQKRSILDLAAAGRPRTEIARVLGVARSTVYRVIEGAAA
- a CDS encoding DUF2637 domain-containing protein translates to MIELIKPVRRFLWVLLIAGTVGSVAANVAHAHPGIGPRIMAVAAPIALLAFTHLVGLWGRIRASGVTYWAILVTVALIAAGAARVSFAAVRDLALAYGYGPLDAALFPLMLDGGLAVTALALVVLSRFEAETATGVDQEMDRVDDAAARPTSVVQRAHEPEHAVAHTAPGTRDIDLGDTVPVAADKPVPAHAWSTVDHPVNSADDGDGPVSGPTDPVVAQAADLVAREVVQVDQAVVEEVIRRLNARESVRSIAAADIAARGTVTKIRDALPATDGPAIRVVA